The Carassius gibelio isolate Cgi1373 ecotype wild population from Czech Republic chromosome A1, carGib1.2-hapl.c, whole genome shotgun sequence region tgtgaggagaaagagcagatcaagactgttcttactaaaggcatcgctggaatcggaaaaaccgtctctgtgcagaagttcattctggactgggccgagggaaaagccaatcaggatgtagatttcatgtttgtgcttccatttcgagagctgaacttgatccgagatcatccgtacagtcttcacagacttctgctggactttcatcctgaacttcaagatctggactcacagatttatgaggagtgtaaagttgtgttcatctttgatggtctggatgaaagcagaatcacactgatgttttcagacgctcagaaagtttgtgatgtgactgagacttcatcagtggctgtgttgatgtcaaagctgatgaaaggagagctgcttccctctgctctcatctggatcacctccagaccagcagcagccaatcagatcccctccaaatacatccaccgtctgacagaaattcagggattcactgagcctcagaaggaggaatatttcaggaagaggatcagtgatgagcatcaagccagcagaatcatctcacacatcagaagagcaagaagcctccacatcatgtgccacatccccgtcttctgctggatctcatccactgtgcttcagaagctcctggaagaagatctgagtgcagaaatccctcaaactctgactgaaatgtacatccacttcctgctgattcagatcaacatgaggaagcagaagtatgaagagagagatccagagaaactcctgccgtccaacagagaagtgattgtgaaacttgctgaagtggctttcaaacagctgatgaagggcaatgtgatgttctatgaggaggacctgattgagagcagcatagacgtcactgacgcctcggtgtattctgggatttgcactgagatctttaagcaggaatctgtgattcatcagaggaaagtctacagcttcattcatctgagCGTTCAGGAGTTTCTCGCTGCTTTCTATCTGCTTTACTGCTATTTAACAAAGAACAAGAAAACACTGCGTGAATTCAGATCTTACGGAGATGACTCTGATGAAGACTCTCTGTATGATCTACTAACTTCAGCAGTAGATAAATCTCTTGAGAGTAAGAATGGACGTCTGGATCTGTTCCTGCGGTTCCTGCTGGgcgtctcactggagtccaatcagagactcttacaggatctactgacacacacagagaacagctcagAGACCATCAGGGAAACCACACAGTACATTAAAGAGAAGAtcaaagatgaagatgatgatgatgatgatctacTGATGGTCAAGAGAAGTAATCCTCTCTCAGCTGATCAGTCgatcaatctgttcctctgtctgctggaagtgaaagatcagactctgttcagagagattcaggagtttgtgaaatcagacaaacactcagagaaactctctgctgctcactgctcaacaatctcctacatgcttcagatgtcagaggaGACACTGGATGAACTGAACCCCatgaaatacaacacatcagctgaggggagaagaagactgataccagctgtgatcaactgcagaaaagctctgtgagtgtttcatcatcaactaaaggatcatatttaataatgaatctgactcctttaaaataaatgttcctgaATGAGAGATTTTCTCCTGAAGAACAGGCCAGAATCTTAAAGGAGTCCCAACATGTGTTTTTAATCCAGTAGATATTAGAGTAAAAGGTAAAAACAACCCCGTCACATGAGAAACTGGTTCATTaaatcagcagcagctgcagcaaaGAGACGCTCCACACATTGATCAGTAAAGCtgacattcacacatttcacTCTCAATCAAGACACAATCATGATATCAACTACTgctaatattaataactataataacatttaatctgCAGTAATTATTGATCATAAATGCTGAATGTTGCAGCTGTTTGACTGCTGTTACAGTGAACTATTACAGTGAAGACAGAGCTTGACGTCTGCTTACTCTTTACTGTACAGCACTAGAcactattttacattattatacatttaaagagaTCTGCATTatgacataaaataaatcaaaccatAGAAAAGGTGGATGAGTGTGAATGGTAATATTATGAGTGATATAGGTCTAGTTTTCTAACACATATTTACTCTGTCAGCATTGTGACCACATTAATGtcacaaataaaagattaaaacttacatttcagcagctcacacacgtacatgaattattcacacaaaacaagCTGAGAGTTTGTCATTTAATGAGATCTGTGTTAAATATCCATTTACATGTCAGTCTTTTGTGAAAATGACTTTTACAAACTCAGATGTGACGCATTTCTGTGAAGGACTACAGAACAAGCTCTGATTCACAACATTAGTgtccaaacacagaaataaaagagGGTCTATATATCAGATCAGGATCTGAAGACTATAATAAACACAAATCCAGCTAATAAAGAGAAACTACAAATAATGATCAAATTAACAATACAGCAGGAAGGATTTAAtcctttgataataataataatagtattaattatATTTCATCTCTTCTAGATTTTCTGGCTGTGGTCTCTCAGAACAGCATTGTGAAATTGtgtcttcagctctacaatcctcaaactgtgtcctgagagagctggatctgaggaacaatgacctgcaggactctggtgtaaagtttatttctgatggactgaagagtccaaactgtcagctgcagatactgaggtattaagaacatagaagtgtgtgtgtgtgtgtgtgtgtgtgtgtgtgtgtgtgtgtgtgtctctgggtGGGgctaaatgggggggggggcatggccataatgtatataatgaaaaaatctgaagattgttatgaaaatgaaaaaataaaaat contains the following coding sequences:
- the LOC128019083 gene encoding NACHT, LRR and PYD domains-containing protein 3-like isoform X25, with protein sequence MEISERSSSPDHSCVSLKSDRSLQGLPPNLSNGPVTSDPRVSRRKRKRKRSSSPDHSCVSLKSDASMPSLPPNLNNGPVTSDLSAEPVTSDPRVSRRKRKRSSSPDHSCVSLKSDWSMINNPHPKLSADPVTSDPSCVYRDDQIRAQDPPQAVNDELQRVKEQHKTSMKNKYERLFEGLKLQENESLLNSIYTQLYIIEGEREGVNEEHEVLQMEKTARTQPSQDTPIYCNDIFKASAEAGCEEKEQIKTVLTKGIAGIGKTVSVQKFILDWAEGKANQDVDFMFVLPFRELNLIRDHPYSLHRLLLDFHPELQDLDSQIYEECKVVFIFDGLDESRITLMFSDAQKVCDVTETSSVAVLMSKLMKGELLPSALIWITSRPAAANQIPSKYIHRLTEIQGFTEPQKEEYFRKRISDEHQASRIISHIRRARSLHIMCHIPVFCWISSTVLQKLLEEDLSAEIPQTLTEMYIHFLLIQINMRKQKYEERDPEKLLPSNREVIVKLAEVAFKQLMKGNVMFYEEDLIESSIDVTDASVYSGICTEIFKQESVIHQRKVYSFIHLSVQEFLAAFYLLYCYLTKNKKTLREFRSYGDDSDEDSLYDLLTSAVDKSLESKNGRLDLFLRFLLGVSLESNQRLLQDLLTHTENSSETIRETTQYIKEKIKDEDDDDDDLLMVKRSNPLSADQSINLFLCLLEVKDQTLFREIQEFVKSDKHSEKLSAAHCSTISYMLQMSEETLDELNPMKYNTSAEGRRRLIPAVINCRKALFSGCGLSEQHCEIVSSALQSSNCVLRELDLRNNDLQDSGVKFISDGLKSPNCQLQILSLAGCNLTAQCCESLSSALKSSNCVLRELDLRNNDLQDSGVKFISDGLKSPNCQLQILSLAGCNLTAQCCERLSSALQSSNCVLRELDLRNNDLQDSGVKFISDGLKSPNCQLQTLSLAGCNLTAQCCERLSSALQSSNCVLRELDLRNNDLQDSGVKFISDGLKSPNCQLQILRLSGCMVTEEGCGYLSSALSSNPSHLRELDLSYNHPGESGVKLLKHKLQDPNYKLQILNQLTLQNSH
- the LOC128019083 gene encoding NLR family CARD domain-containing protein 3-like isoform X23; this translates as MEISERSSSPDHSCVSLKSDRSLQGLPPNLSNGPVTSDPRVSRRKRKRKRSSSPDHSCVSLKSDASMPSLPPNLNNGPVTSDLSAEPVTSDPRVSRRKRKRSSSPDHSCVSLKSDWSMINNPHPKLSADPVTSDPSCVYRDDQIRAQDPPQAVNDELQRVKEQHKTSMKNKYERLFEGLKLQENESLLNSIYTQLYIIEGEREGVNEEHEVLQMEKTARTQPSQDTPIYCNDIFKASAEAGCEEKEQIKTVLTKGIAGIGKTVSVQKFILDWAEGKANQDVDFMFVLPFRELNLIRDHPYSLHRLLLDFHPELQDLDSQIYEECKVVFIFDGLDESRITLMFSDAQKVCDVTETSSVAVLMSKLMKGELLPSALIWITSRPAAANQIPSKYIHRLTEIQGFTEPQKEEYFRKRISDEHQASRIISHIRRARSLHIMCHIPVFCWISSTVLQKLLEEDLSAEIPQTLTEMYIHFLLIQINMRKQKYEERDPEKLLPSNREVIVKLAEVAFKQLMKGNVMFYEEDLIESSIDVTDASVYSGICTEIFKQESVIHQRKVYSFIHLSVQEFLAAFYLLYCYLTKNKKTLREFRSYGDDSDEDSLYDLLTSAVDKSLESKNGRLDLFLRFLLGVSLESNQRLLQDLLTHTENSSETIRETTQYIKEKIKDEDDDDDDLLMVKRSNPLSADQSINLFLCLLEVKDQTLFREIQEFVKSDKHSEKLSAAHCSTISYMLQMSEETLDELNPMKYNTSAEGRRRLIPAVINCRKALFSGCGLSEQHCEIVSSALQSSNCVLRELDLRNNDLQDSGVKFISDGLKSPNCQLQILRLSGCMVTEEGCGYLSSALSSNPSHLRELDLSYNHPGESGVKLLKHKLQDPNYKLQILNVDHGGEKRMRAGPRKYACDLTLDPNTAHTELVLSDENKKITGVKDHQSYPDHPERFDEYPQVLSVESLTGRCYWETEWSGDSADISVSYKGINRKGGGSDCVFGCNDKSWSLECSDNSFSVYHNKNRTDIPAVRSSCKRVGVCVDVSAGVLSFYSVSDTHTLTHLHTHTLTHLHTLITTFTEPLYAGFGVYSDSSVSLCDIK